The nucleotide sequence GGTACCTACTGCGAACCCCATATGACAACTGTAGGCTCACAAGATACAACGGGTCCAATGACTCGCGATGAGTTAAAAGATTTAGCCTGCTTAGGCTTCTCTGCAGATTTGGTGATGCAATCTTTCTGTCACACCTCCGCATATCCAAAACCAGTTGATATTCGCACCCACCATGAGTTACCTGCATTTATGACTAATCGTGGTGGCGTAGCATTGCGTCCAGGTGATGGCGTGATCCATAGCTGGCTCAATCGCTTGTTACTTCCTGATACTTGTGGCACTGGTGGTGATAGCCATACTCGCTTTCCTATTGGTATCTCCTTCCCAGCAGGTTCTGGTTTGGTTGCCTTTGCAGCAGCTACTGGCGTAATGCCCCTTGATATGCCTGAATCAGTATTGGTTCGCTTCAAAGGAAAAATGCAGCCAGGCATCACATTACGTGACCTTGTAAATGCAATTCCTCTTTATGCGATCAAAAAAGGTTTGTTAACTGTTGAAAAGCAAGGCAAGAAGAATATTTTCTCTGGTCGTATATTAGAAATCGAAGGCTTGCCAGATCTCAAGGTTGAGCAGGCATTTGAACTCTCTGATGCGTCAGCAGAGCGCTCTGCCGGCGGTTGTGCGGTTCAATTGAATAAAGAGCCTATCATCGAGTACATGCAGTCCAACATCACTTTAATGAAGTGGATGATTGCCAATGGCTACGAAGATAAACGCACTTTAGGTCGCCGCATCAAAGCAATGGAAGCTTGGATTGCAAAGCCTGAATTACTCAAGGCCGATGAAAACGCAGACTATGCCGAGATCATTGAAATCGATATGAACGATATCAAAGAGCCAATCCTAGCCTGCCCTAACGATCCAGATGATGTGAAGTTCCTCTCTGAAGTTGCTGGCGAGAAAATCGATGAAGTATTTATCGGTTCTTGCATGACCAATATTGGCCACTTCCGTGCTGCAGGTAAAGTGCTTGAAGGCAAATCAGATATCCCAACACGCTTGTGGATTGCGCCTCCTACCAAGATGGATCAAATGGTTCTAACTGAAGAAGGTTACTACGGCATTTTGGGTCGTACTGGTGCACGCATGGAAACCCCAGGTTGCTCACTATGTATGGGTAATCAAGCGCAAATCCGTAAGGGCTCTACTGCTGTTTCAACTTCAACACGTAATTTCCCAAATCGTCTTGGTATAGATACACGCGTATTCTTGGCTTCTGCTGAGTTGGCATCTGTAGCAGCCCTTTTAGGACGCTTACCAACTCCAAAAGAATATTTGGAGCAAGTAGAGTCTCTTAATGCGAAATCAGCCGAAGTTTATCGTTATATGAACTTTGACAAGATCAAGTCATTTAGCGAAGTAGCCGACACCGTTTCGGTTTAAGCATAATAAGTCAACACAGTCGGCTTAACAATAAAAAGGCGATCACATGATCGCCTTTTTATTTACCCATAAATTATTAACAATTAAATTTAGATATTGAGCTTAGTATCTTGACGAGCGTTGGCTCTACGAAGGCCTGATACCCACGTACTTGTTGGCAACCCAGTCTTCTCCATAATCAACTTCGCACGTTTTGCAACATCTTTCCATTCCACAACTAACGGCGGACCTTTGAATGCCATAGCTACTACATTGCAATCATGTGACTCAGGAAATAATAAAACCCGATCATCAAAAGCTTCGCAGATGTTCCTGAGATTGGTATCAAAGCTCTTATGTCGTGAAAACAGGTTCACTGTCATTACGCCAGGGCTTTTAAGAATATCGCAACAGCCCTTATAGAAGTCAAGCGAGCTAGCAGCTGGTCCATCGCAAATGGCATCATACAAATCTACTTGTACAGCATCAAATTGATTCCAATTTCGACTTGACTTGACAAATGCT is from Polynucleobacter sp. MWH-UH23A and encodes:
- a CDS encoding bifunctional aconitate hydratase 2/2-methylisocitrate dehydratase is translated as MLDAYNAQVAERAALGIPALPLTKDQVAELVKLLKNPPAGKEKELVELITNRVPAGVDEAAKVKAEFLDAVAKGTEKSPLISRVKATELLGTMLGGYNIKPLVELLSDAECGSAAAAALKKTLLMFDYFHDVQELAEKGNANAKAVLQSWADAEWFTSRPAVPESMKLTVFKVTGETNTDDLSPAPDAWSRPDIPLHATVMLKNPRPGIEPDEPGVRGPMKQIEALQKKGNLIAYVGDVVGTGSSRKSATNSVLWWTGEDIPFVPNKRFGGVCLGTKIAPIFFNTMEDAGALPIELDVSQMNMGDEIELRPYEGKAFKDGKEIASFSLKSPVIFDEVRAGGRIPLIVGRGLTAKARAALGLPASTEFRVPVSPPDNKKGFSLAQKMVGRACGLPEGQGVRPGTYCEPHMTTVGSQDTTGPMTRDELKDLACLGFSADLVMQSFCHTSAYPKPVDIRTHHELPAFMTNRGGVALRPGDGVIHSWLNRLLLPDTCGTGGDSHTRFPIGISFPAGSGLVAFAAATGVMPLDMPESVLVRFKGKMQPGITLRDLVNAIPLYAIKKGLLTVEKQGKKNIFSGRILEIEGLPDLKVEQAFELSDASAERSAGGCAVQLNKEPIIEYMQSNITLMKWMIANGYEDKRTLGRRIKAMEAWIAKPELLKADENADYAEIIEIDMNDIKEPILACPNDPDDVKFLSEVAGEKIDEVFIGSCMTNIGHFRAAGKVLEGKSDIPTRLWIAPPTKMDQMVLTEEGYYGILGRTGARMETPGCSLCMGNQAQIRKGSTAVSTSTRNFPNRLGIDTRVFLASAELASVAALLGRLPTPKEYLEQVESLNAKSAEVYRYMNFDKIKSFSEVADTVSV
- a CDS encoding spermidine synthase — translated: MEPVTFSESGGIRYLHFGTDLIQGAMRIRDPDEIYLEYNQQMMAWLLFLETKPGMRVAQLGLGTGALTKFQHRHCAAVKTTVVELNPAVIVSARSMFFTPDDDRRLETLQTDAKAFVKSSRNWNQFDAVQVDLYDAICDGPAASSLDFYKGCCDILKSPGVMTVNLFSRHKSFDTNLRNICEAFDDRVLLFPESHDCNVVAMAFKGPPLVVEWKDVAKRAKLIMEKTGLPTSTWVSGLRRANARQDTKLNI